The following proteins come from a genomic window of Musa acuminata AAA Group cultivar baxijiao chromosome BXJ1-7, Cavendish_Baxijiao_AAA, whole genome shotgun sequence:
- the LOC135678444 gene encoding folate-biopterin transporter 1, chloroplastic-like isoform X2, which translates to MTKCYRERHNRLLMASLLLFSPVNSSPSSCALNPLLSTPPSPLRRHFCTAARTRRRFRRRPPVGDGMASPSAAPLPPPPRRKEGVGGGFEGYDEEEAALQPLEPDSAEVETPSSGRMMGTSRSRNQLLVAKGDKLSSYTAGEAQLSKTNIPQRSRSKISSITCFGVDLTPDNFAVAIVYFVQGVLGLARLAVSFYLKDDLHLDPAETAVITGLSSLPWLIKPLYGFISDSFPLYGYRRRSYLFLSGVLGALSWSLMATLVDSKYSAGICILLGSLSVAFSDVVVDSMVVERARGESQSTSGSLQSLCWGSSAFGGIVSAYFSGSLVDAFGVRFVFGVTAFLPLMTSAVALLVKEQSFNATRGHNSSSASSGFLQSSKQSILQLWATIKQPDILYPTLFLFLWQATPQSESAMFFFVTNKLGFTPEFLGRVKLVTSVASLVFLVTGLNRQFGISDEWFSIGDSLIITVLSQASFMPVLVLAARLCPSGVEATLFATLMSISNAGGVTGGLIGAGFTQLLGVTKDNFENLALLIVICNLSSMLPLPLLRLLPEDEEDLKNLDIEQAKLN; encoded by the exons ATGACGAAGTGCTACCGAGAACGGCACAACCGCTTGCTGATGGCCTCCCTCCTCTTATTTAGTCCCGTGaactcctccccctcctcttgcGCTCTTAATCCACTTCTCTCTACCCCACCCTCCCCGCTTCGGCGGCACTTCTGCACTGCTGCCCGCACCCGCAGGAGATTCCGGCGCCGCCCCCCGGTGGGCGACGGCATGGCGTCCCCCTCCGCCGCCCCCCTGCCGCCGCCGCCCCGCCGGAAGGAAGGCGTCGGCGGAGGCTTCGAGGGGTACGACGAGGAGGAGGCCGCACTACAACCTCTGGAGCCCGATAGCGCCGAGGTCGAGACGCCCTCCTCCGGCCGCATGATGG GGACTTCCAGGTCAAGGAATCAGCTACTTGTAGCTAAAGGAGATAAATTGTCTAGTTATACTGCAGGCGAGGCACAGTTATCCAAAACAAACATTCCTCAGAGGAGCAGGTCCAAGATTAGCAGCATAACATGTTTTGGAGTGGATTTGACACCAGACAATTTTGCAGTAGCAATTGTGTATTTTGTGCAAGGAGTTTTAGGCCTTGCTAGGCTTGCTGTGAGCTTTTACTTGAAGGACGATCTTCACCTCGATCCCGCAGAG ACAGCAGTTATAACAGGTCTATCTTCTTTGCCATGGTTGATCAAGCCTCTTTATGGGTTTATCAG CGACTCCTTCCCACTCTATGGCTATCGAAGAAGGTCATACCTTTTCTTGTCAGGAGTTCTTGGAGCACTTTCTTGGAGCTTAATGGCTACGTTGGTTGACAGCAAATATAGCGCTGGAATTTGCATTCTTCTTGGATCTCTTTCAGTTGCCTTTTCAGATGTT GTTGTTGATTCAATGGTTGTTGAAAGGGCTCGTGGTGAGTCACAGAGCACATCAGGATCCCTTCAGTCTTTGTGCTGGGGATCTTCAGCCTTTGGTGGGATCGTGAGTGCATATTTTAGTGGTTCACTGGTGGATGCATTTGGTGTAAG ATTTGTTTTTGGTGTTACCGCCTTTCTCCCACTAATGACATCAGCAGTTGCTCTTCTTGTAAAAGAACAATCTTTCAATGCTACTAGAGGACATAATTCTTCAAGTGCCAGTTCAGGCTTTCTACAGAGTTCCAAGCAAAGTATTCTGCAGTTGTGGGCCACCATCAAGCAGCCTGACATCCTTTATCCAACATTATTTCTATTCCTGTGGCAAGCAACTCCACAATCAGAGTCTGCCATGTTCTTTTTTGT CACAAATAAGCTTGGGTTTACTCCAGAATTTCTTGGCCGTGTCAAGCTTGTTACTTCAGTGGCATCCTTG GTTTTTCTTGTCACTGGATTAAACCGACAGTTTGGTATTAGTGATGAATGGTTTTCCATTGGGGATTCTTTAATTATAACAGTTCTCAGTCAG GCTTCATTCATGCCCGTTTTGGTATTAGCAGCCAGGTTATGTCCATCTGGAGTGGAGGCCACCCTGTTTGCTACACTCATGTCAATATCAAATGCGGGCGGTGTCACTGGTGGCCTCATAGGTGCTGGCTTCACTCAACTTCTAGGTGTCACAAAGGACAACTTCGAAAACTTGGCTCTGTTGATTGTGATCTGCAATCTCAGCTCGATGCTGCCTTTGCCTTTGCTTAGGCTACTTCCAGAGGATGAAGAAGATCTGAAGAATCTCGACATCGAACAAGCAAAGTTAAATTGA
- the LOC103990355 gene encoding type IV inositol polyphosphate 5-phosphatase 7-like, translating to MRDENPKKSKLSWPKTLVKRWFNIKSKSQESHSNDANGKGRSGQWRANLSEKVACTVKKGRTDVSSKKDIEQVQRARFDLHSARITDVQDYKIFAATWNVGGRPPPKNLNLLDWIHASSPADIYVLGFQEIVPLNAGNVLGTEDNGPAKKWLWLIRKTLNSPDTCGSDSYHTPSPVPDPILELNADFERSTTRQKNSAFLHRRSFHSLSRSLRIDGDTMVPQPMLDRRFSVCDRVSFGSRPSDFDSNFRFEGSSDDENIGEESPTTIFFSPFTYGYGAPTYVEERDRLSANSRYCLAASKQMVGIFLTIWVRSDIRDDVRNLKVSCVGRGLMGYLGNKGSISISMLLHQTSFCFICSHLTSGQKEGDELRRNSDVMEILKKTRFPRVQKGGNEKSPETILDHDRIIWLGDLNYRIALSYRSVKTLVEMRNWRALLEKDQLRIEQRCGRVLVGWKEGRIYFPPTYKYSNNSDRYAGDDMNPKEKRRTPAWCDRILWYGRGLNQLSYVRGESRFSDHRPVYSIFTAEVEMINHSLFRKNMGYFSSRVEVEELLPHSRGYTGLNYY from the exons ATGAGAGATGAGAATCCGAAGAAAAGCAAG CTGTCTTGGCCCAAGACCCTTGTTAAAAGATGGTTCAACATCAAGAGCAAAAGTCAGGAGAGTCATTCAAATGATGCTAATGGCAAAG GACGGAGTGGGCAATGGAGGGCCAACCTATCTGAGAAGGTGGCATGTACAGTCAAGAAAGGCAGAACAG ATGTATCATCCAAGAAGGACATCGAACAAGTTCAGCGAGCAAGGTTTGATCTTCATTCAGCTCGAATAACAGATGTTCAGGACTACAA GATCTTTGCTGCGACCTGGAATGTGGGTGGGAGACCCCCACCAAAAaacttgaatctcttggactggATTCATGCTTCTTCTCCTGCAGATATATATGTTTTGGG GTTTCAAGAGATTGTTCCACTTAATGCTGGAAATGTTCTTGGCACAGAAGACAATGGTCCAGCTAAAAAATGGTTGTGGCTTATTAGAAAGACCCTGAACAGTCCCGACACCTGTGGCTCTGATAGCTACCACACACCATCTCCTGTTCCAGATCCTATTTTGGAGTTAAATGCTGATTTTGAGAGGTCCACAACAAGGCAGAAGAATTCAGCATTCCTCCACAGGCGTTCCTTTCATTCTCTTAGTCGTAGTTTAAGAATTGATGGGGATACCATGGTGCCTCAACCGATGCTGGATCGCCGATTCAGCGTTTGTGACAGGGTCAGCTTTGGGAGTAGACCAAGTGACTTTGATTCCAACTTTAGATTTGAAGGATCATCTGATGATGAGAACATCGGGGAGGAGTCACCTACTACCATCTTTTTCTCACCGTTTACATATGGCTATGGAGCTCCCACATATGTTGAAGAAAGGGATAGATTATCTGCAAATTCTAG GTATTGCTTGGCTGCAAGCAAGCAGATGGTTGGAATATTTCTTACGATCTGGGTGCGCAGTGATATTAGAGATGATGTGCGAAACTTGAAGGTTTCCTGTGTTGGCCGGGGACTAATGGGTTATCTTGGGAACAAG GGTTCTATATCAATCAGCATGTTGCTGCACCAAACAAGCTTCTGCTTCATCTGTAGTCATTTGACCTCAGGGCAGAAAGAGGGGGATGAACTACGGAGAAACTCAGATGTAATGGAGATTCTAAAGAAGACTAGATTTCCGCGAGTGCAGAAAGGTGGCAATGAGAAGTCACCTGAAACGATTCTTGATCACGA TCGCATAATATGGCTTGGTGATTTGAATTACCGCATTGCTCTTTCATATCGGTCAGTGAAGACTCTAGTGGAAATGCGCAACTGGAGAGCATTGTTGGAAAAGGATCAG CTCCGAATAGAGCAACGATGTGGCCGTGTATTAGTGGGATGGAAAGAAGGAAGGATATATTTTCCTCCCACTTATAAATACTCAAACAACTCAGATCGTTATGCAGGAGATGACATGAATCCTAAAGAGAAGCGACGAACACCTGCATG GTGTGACCGCATATTATGGTATGGGAGAGGCCTTAATCAGTTGTCTTATGTTCGAGGGGAGTCGAGGTTCTCTGACCACAGACCTGTATACAGCATTTTCACAGCAGAGGTTGAAATGATCAACCATAGTCTATTCAGGAAGAACATGGGTTATTTTAGCTCTCGTGTAGAGGTGGAAGAACTCTTACCACACTCGCGTGGTTACACAGGACTAAACTACTACTAA
- the LOC135678444 gene encoding folate-biopterin transporter 1, chloroplastic-like isoform X1, whose product MTKCYRERHNRLLMASLLLFSPVNSSPSSCALNPLLSTPPSPLRRHFCTAARTRRRFRRRPPVGDGMASPSAAPLPPPPRRKEGVGGGFEGYDEEEAALQPLEPDSAEVETPSSGRMMGTSRSRNQLLVAKGDKLSSYTAGEAQLSKTNIPQRSRSKISSITCFGVDLTPDNFAVAIVYFVQGVLGLARLAVSFYLKDDLHLDPAETAVITGLSSLPWLIKPLYGFISDSFPLYGYRRRSYLFLSGVLGALSWSLMATLVDSKYSAGICILLGSLSVAFSDVVVDSMVVERARGESQSTSGSLQSLCWGSSAFGGIVSAYFSGSLVDAFGVRFVFGVTAFLPLMTSAVALLVKEQSFNATRGHNSSSASSGFLQSSKQSILQLWATIKQPDILYPTLFLFLWQATPQSESAMFFFVTNKLGFTPEFLGRVKLVTSVASLVGVALYNSYLKNVSLRKIFLMTTIFGSALGMTQVFLVTGLNRQFGISDEWFSIGDSLIITVLSQASFMPVLVLAARLCPSGVEATLFATLMSISNAGGVTGGLIGAGFTQLLGVTKDNFENLALLIVICNLSSMLPLPLLRLLPEDEEDLKNLDIEQAKLN is encoded by the exons ATGACGAAGTGCTACCGAGAACGGCACAACCGCTTGCTGATGGCCTCCCTCCTCTTATTTAGTCCCGTGaactcctccccctcctcttgcGCTCTTAATCCACTTCTCTCTACCCCACCCTCCCCGCTTCGGCGGCACTTCTGCACTGCTGCCCGCACCCGCAGGAGATTCCGGCGCCGCCCCCCGGTGGGCGACGGCATGGCGTCCCCCTCCGCCGCCCCCCTGCCGCCGCCGCCCCGCCGGAAGGAAGGCGTCGGCGGAGGCTTCGAGGGGTACGACGAGGAGGAGGCCGCACTACAACCTCTGGAGCCCGATAGCGCCGAGGTCGAGACGCCCTCCTCCGGCCGCATGATGG GGACTTCCAGGTCAAGGAATCAGCTACTTGTAGCTAAAGGAGATAAATTGTCTAGTTATACTGCAGGCGAGGCACAGTTATCCAAAACAAACATTCCTCAGAGGAGCAGGTCCAAGATTAGCAGCATAACATGTTTTGGAGTGGATTTGACACCAGACAATTTTGCAGTAGCAATTGTGTATTTTGTGCAAGGAGTTTTAGGCCTTGCTAGGCTTGCTGTGAGCTTTTACTTGAAGGACGATCTTCACCTCGATCCCGCAGAG ACAGCAGTTATAACAGGTCTATCTTCTTTGCCATGGTTGATCAAGCCTCTTTATGGGTTTATCAG CGACTCCTTCCCACTCTATGGCTATCGAAGAAGGTCATACCTTTTCTTGTCAGGAGTTCTTGGAGCACTTTCTTGGAGCTTAATGGCTACGTTGGTTGACAGCAAATATAGCGCTGGAATTTGCATTCTTCTTGGATCTCTTTCAGTTGCCTTTTCAGATGTT GTTGTTGATTCAATGGTTGTTGAAAGGGCTCGTGGTGAGTCACAGAGCACATCAGGATCCCTTCAGTCTTTGTGCTGGGGATCTTCAGCCTTTGGTGGGATCGTGAGTGCATATTTTAGTGGTTCACTGGTGGATGCATTTGGTGTAAG ATTTGTTTTTGGTGTTACCGCCTTTCTCCCACTAATGACATCAGCAGTTGCTCTTCTTGTAAAAGAACAATCTTTCAATGCTACTAGAGGACATAATTCTTCAAGTGCCAGTTCAGGCTTTCTACAGAGTTCCAAGCAAAGTATTCTGCAGTTGTGGGCCACCATCAAGCAGCCTGACATCCTTTATCCAACATTATTTCTATTCCTGTGGCAAGCAACTCCACAATCAGAGTCTGCCATGTTCTTTTTTGT CACAAATAAGCTTGGGTTTACTCCAGAATTTCTTGGCCGTGTCAAGCTTGTTACTTCAGTGGCATCCTTGGTAGGTGTTGCACTGTATAATTCATATCTGAAAAATGTTTCACTAAGAAAAATCTTTCTTATGACAACAATTTTTGGTTCAGCCCTTGGGATGACACAG GTTTTTCTTGTCACTGGATTAAACCGACAGTTTGGTATTAGTGATGAATGGTTTTCCATTGGGGATTCTTTAATTATAACAGTTCTCAGTCAG GCTTCATTCATGCCCGTTTTGGTATTAGCAGCCAGGTTATGTCCATCTGGAGTGGAGGCCACCCTGTTTGCTACACTCATGTCAATATCAAATGCGGGCGGTGTCACTGGTGGCCTCATAGGTGCTGGCTTCACTCAACTTCTAGGTGTCACAAAGGACAACTTCGAAAACTTGGCTCTGTTGATTGTGATCTGCAATCTCAGCTCGATGCTGCCTTTGCCTTTGCTTAGGCTACTTCCAGAGGATGAAGAAGATCTGAAGAATCTCGACATCGAACAAGCAAAGTTAAATTGA